The genomic region CTTCGGCATAAGCGCCAACCATTTCGAGCGAGCACGCGGCGGTGAAGCGCTCTTCCACGGTCGCGCGCTCGGCGGCCGGACGGCTCCGATACCACGCGACGGCGCGCATCGCGGCTTGGCGCGCGGCAACAGTATCGCCGTGCACCGCGAGCTCGCGCGAAATCCACGTCGCGACCCACGCCGGCGTCGCGGTGTACTGCGGTCGCCCATCGGTGTACGGTGCCAGGCCGATGTCGATCGCCGTCTCGACCGGAAGCGAGAGCGAGCTGTCGATCAACGCCAGCGCGGCGGTTGGCTGCGACAGCGCAGCCAGCGCATCCCCGCGCAGCCACACCCGGCCGAGCGGGGCAGCCGTCGTGAGTCGATTGGCCGCGGCCAATTCCTCGCGATAGCGACCCAGCATGTGGAGCGCTTCGGTGACTGCGCCCCAGTACACAAAGCGCGTGGTATCCGTCATCCAGGCCAGATCGACCGTGGGGTCGACGCGGCCAAGCACATCCAGCGCTCGTTTGGGACGGTTGGCCCACGACGCGGCCGCGGCAGCGGAGAGTTGAGCGCCCGCATCGCCCGGTTGGCGATCCGCCCGCTCCAGCGTCAGCCGAAGCATCTCATCATTGCGTCCGCGGCACCGCGCGTCGGCGATCGCGAGCGTCAGGCGATCGGCATGGTCAATTGCCGGCGAGCGCGCACTGAGGGCGCGCGTGAGGGAGTCCACCAGCGGACAGTTGTTGCTGTTCGCCGCGACGATGGCGGCGCCGAGCGCGGCCGGGCCGAACGCGGAATCGCCGTGCGCCGCGCGTAAAAAGAGCGCTTGGGCTCGAGGCGAGTCGCCATGCCAGTAGGCGTCCCACGCATCCACGTAGTCGCGGTAGACGTCGAACGGCGGCAGCTCGCCCGTTGTTTCCAGACCTTGCGTCGCCCGCACGTCGACGGCTGAGGCGAGGGCGGTCATCACGCGGGATCGTAGCTCGTCGAGCGCGGCAACGGGCGCGCCGACTCGCGATCGGATCGGCCCCACCGCGCGCACGATGCGTCCGGTCTTCACGTCCATCACGTTCGCTTGGAAGAGCAGCGTGTCGCCGGTGCGGTAGTAGCTCCCAGACACCACCATGCCGGCGCCCGTGCGATGCGCGATCGTGATTGGGTCGACCGTCAGGCCAGAGGCCGCGCGCCCCTGCACGAACACCGCGCGCTGGTCCACCACCTCCGCGAGATGAGAGCTCAAGATCCCCTGCGTGAGCCAGTCCTGCGTCATTCGACCGAGCGGGAGCAGCTCGGGGTCGTCGGTGCGATTCTCGAACACGGCGACGAGCACTCGGGCCGGGACGGCGCGTGACTCGGCGCGCGCGGGGCGCATCGATCGAAGGGCTGCGACGCCGATGATCACCGCGACTACGACCGCGGCCGCCCAGGGCCCGATGCGCCGCACCGGGCGGACGCGCCTCGCCGGCGCTTGACGGGGCTCGACCCTGTCAGGCTTGGTCGCCGCGATGACAGGATTCTCTTCTCGTGGCGCGCGCGGCGTCAACGCGCCGCTCCGAATCCGTGTCGCCAGCGCCTCGGTCTCCGCGCTAGGCTTCGCGTCGAATTCCGCGGCCACGTGCTGCGCGAACGACTCGTACAGACGCAGCGCGCCACCGGTGTCGCTGGCTCCAGCGAGGAGTGAGATCGCCCGCCGCAGCAATCCTTCGTCGTCCGGTGCCAGGGCAGACGCTCGCTGAGCCCAGTACGCCGCGGCGGAGACATTGCCCGCGTGGTCCTCGCGCTCGCTCAGCGCAAGGAGCGCACGGCGCACGAGCGCTGTGATGCGGCCGCGCTCGAGCGACAGCCACTCCTCGAACGCTTCGCCCGCCGCCGGGACATGCACGCCGGCGAGGAGCTCGCCGCGGTAGCAGTCGACCGCTTCCTCGTATCGCCCCGCCTCGACCGCGTCGGCGAGCCGCGTGACGTCGCACGTGAGGAGGGCGGGGTCGATCGACACCGCGTCGTTGCCGCGGGCGATGATCACGCCGTCGCCCAGGGTCTCACGAAGATGATAGAGGGTGTTTCTGAGCGCGCGCCTGGCGGCGAACTGATCCATCTCCGGCCAGAACATCGCCGCCAGGCTGTCGCGCCGGTGATAGCCGCCGCCTCCCGAGATGGCCAGATAGGCGAGAAGGGCGAACCGCTTCGGTTGCGCCGGCAGCGAGTCGAGCTCGCGTCCATCTGCACTGCGCACGGCGTGCAGCCCGAGCAGGGTGAGCTCGATCATCGATTCAGACGTTACGCCGCGTTGCGTCGCTCGGCAACAGACGGCGGTCCAACGGCGAAACGACGCACCACAAAGAAATTGGCGCCTCGTGAAGCCGCTGGTGCGTCGCACAGCCCATTCAGGAAAATGACATGATCCGATTGATTCGAACCGCGCTCCCCGGTGTCCTCGTGCTCACGCTGGCGAACCCGCCGGCCGAGCCGCGCCATGCCGTGGTCCTCGCGCCCCCGACAACCCCCGTGGTTCCGGCGCGAACACGCACCTACTACATCGCCGCCGACCAGGTGGACTGGAACTATGTGCCCGGCGCGCGGGACGAGGTCACCGGGCGCCCGTACGCCGACTCCGCCTTCTTGGTCAAGGACAAGCCGCGGCCGGTGAGCACCGTGTACAAGAAGGTGCTGTACCGCGAGTACACCGACGGCGCCTTTCGCACTCTCAAGCTCCGCACGCCCGAGTGGGAGCATCTTGGCTTCCTGGGACCGCTGATTCGCGCCGTAGTCGGCGACACGATCCGCGTCGTGTTCAAGAACAACGGCGACCGCCCGTACAGCGTGCACCCGCACGGCGTCTTATACGACAAGAGTTCCGAAGGCGTGCCGTACAACGACGGTACCAGCGGCGCCGACAAGGCCGACGACGGCGTGCCGCCCGGCGGCACCCATACCTATGTCTGGGTAGTGCCCGAGCGCGCGGGGCCGGGCCCGATGGACGGCAGCTCGGTGATGTGGATGTACCACTCGCACGTCGACGAGGTCCGCGACATCAACACGGGATTGTTCGGTCCCATGATCGTCACGGCGCGGGGCAAAGCGCGCGCCGACGGTTCGCCCGCGGACGTGGACCGCGAGATCATCGCGTCGTTCATGCAGGTGGAGGAGCAGGTCAGTTGGCTGGCGAACGCGAACTTTCATCCGTCGCTCGACTCGCTGATCAAGCTGGGTCCGAAGCCGAATCCGTCGTTGGTCGAGGATGGATACCCCTGGTTCGTGAAGTTCACGATCAACGGGTTCGTCCACGGCAGCATGCCACTCGCGGCGCTCACGATGCGGAAGGGCGAACGCGTGCGCTGGTACCTCATGTCGTCGACCAACGACTTCGATTTTCACGCTCCACACTGGCATGGCAACACGGTCATCCTGAATGGCATGCGCACCGACGTCGCGCAGCTTTCGATGATGCAGATGGCGACGGCCGACATGATCCCCGACGACGTGGGCGTATGGCTCTTTCACTGCCACGTCTCCTTTCATAACGAGGAGGGAATGGCGGTGCGGTATCGGGTGACGCCGTAATGCGCGCGCTTGTGAACGCGTGCCGATTCGTGCTCGTCGCTTCCGCGAGCTCGGCCGTGTTGGCTGCGCTGCGGAGCGAATAGTGAGGCGGCCTTACTTGTGACGAGTCGCCGTCAGGTGCTGCTCACCGGCGACGATGGCGAGTCGGTCGATCTTCCCGGCGTCGCCTTCGAAGGTGATCGTGATGGTGCTCCCGCGCAGGACGAATCGCGTCGGAGTCTCCGCGATCAGTTCGTTCACCGCCGTCTGGTTGCTCTGCTGAAACGCGAGCGCGCGACCGACGCGGGTCACGATGAAGGCGACCGGAGCCAAATCGTACGTGCCGACGTAGCTGTCGAGGACCTTCTCGTCCACGGCGATTCCCTTTTTCGTCGGCCGGGGAACGTAGTTCTCTCCGCGCAACAGCTTGAGCGCCGCATACACGATCTCCGATTGCGCCGGCGGAGTCGCGTCGGGGAGATAGTCGGAGTTCGTCATGTAATAGACGCCGACGCGGGAGTCGAGATCGCCGATCAGGAACGCGCGCTGACCGCCGATCGCGCCGCCGTGGTGGATCAGCGTGTGCCCGCTCGAGCTGTCCTTGACTATCCAGAATCCGAACCCGTAGTCGCCGCCAAAGCGAGGCGTGTGCATCTCGCGCACCGACTCCTCAGATAGGATCCGGTGGCCTTGGAAGACACCGCCGTTGAGTTGCGCGGCGAGGTAGCGGGCCATGTCTTCGGCCGTGAGATAGATGTCGCCCGCGGGATAGACGTCGAAATGCACCTGCACCTCCGGCGCGGGCTTGCCGAACGACCCGCCGGCCTTGTAGGGCAGCGCCATCCGCTCGACCATCTCCGGGGACGGATACACTGGATGCGGCGTCGTCACGCCGAGTGGCTTGAGCACGTGCTCGAGCATGTACGCCTCGTACTCCTGGCCCGAGATCTTCTGCACGAGAAGGCCGGCCGTCCCGTAGCCGAAGTTGTTGTATTCCCACTTCGTCTCGGGCGGCCGAACGGACGAGAGCGACGAGGTCATCGCCTCGAGCGTCTTGGGCAGCTTCCGACCCCAGATCGGTTGCGTCTCCGCGCCGTTCTTGAGCCCCGACCAGTGCGACAGGAGGTGCGTGAACGTCACCGGCTTGTCGGGCTGATCGTGCACCTGGCTCTCGCCGAGGTAGCGATTGATCGGATCGTCCAGCTTGATCTTGCCTTGCTCGACGAGCTGCATCACGGCCGTCGCGGTCACCGACTTGAACGACGAGCCGGTGCTGTAGAGTGTCTCGGTCGTCGCCGGCGTGCGGGTCCGCATGTTGGTGTACCCGAACGCCGCCGTCCAGACGATCGAGTCGCCGCGAACCAGAGCGATCGACATCGACGGCACGCCGTTCTCGGCGAGCGTCTTTTGGATCAGCCCGGAGAGCACGGTTTTCGTCTTCTCGAGATCGAATCGTCCGCTCTGGGCGACCGCCGCGGATCCAGGGAGGACGACGAGCACCAGCAGGGCGAGCTGGCGGAGGTATCGACGCGTCATTGTGTTTCCGCGAGAGTTGGCGGACGGCAGGTGGGCGAGCCAAGCTACGCCACGGCGCGGCCGTTGGATAGGCGAAAGACTTGGTCGGCCTTCGGCAGTTTCGGCGTTCGGCAGTCTCGGCGTTCGGCAGTCTCGGCGTTCGGCCTTCTCACTACGCAGAACCGAATGCCGCCTAGAAACCGAGCCCCAGACGAAGCTGAATTTGGTGGCCCGGTTCCGTCGTTCGAAGCAGCGTGAGTGTCTGCGATCCGTACACCCGGCCGACCCAAATGCCCTCAGCGGTCGCGGAATGCCAGCCGCTCGGCGATTGTCCGCCGAAGTACACTCGGCCGGCCTCGGCGTCGCCGGCGATACCGGCCTGTGCCGGGATCAAGAACTTGAAGCGGGCCAGGGGAATCAGCAGCTCCGAGGTTCCGTAGAGCGACGCGTCGCCCGCGTACCGCTGC from Gemmatimonadaceae bacterium harbors:
- a CDS encoding BTAD domain-containing putative transcriptional regulator, which gives rise to MIELTLLGLHAVRSADGRELDSLPAQPKRFALLAYLAISGGGGYHRRDSLAAMFWPEMDQFAARRALRNTLYHLRETLGDGVIIARGNDAVSIDPALLTCDVTRLADAVEAGRYEEAVDCYRGELLAGVHVPAAGEAFEEWLSLERGRITALVRRALLALSEREDHAGNVSAAAYWAQRASALAPDDEGLLRRAISLLAGASDTGGALRLYESFAQHVAAEFDAKPSAETEALATRIRSGALTPRAPREENPVIAATKPDRVEPRQAPARRVRPVRRIGPWAAAVVVAVIIGVAALRSMRPARAESRAVPARVLVAVFENRTDDPELLPLGRMTQDWLTQGILSSHLAEVVDQRAVFVQGRAASGLTVDPITIAHRTGAGMVVSGSYYRTGDTLLFQANVMDVKTGRIVRAVGPIRSRVGAPVAALDELRSRVMTALASAVDVRATQGLETTGELPPFDVYRDYVDAWDAYWHGDSPRAQALFLRAAHGDSAFGPAALGAAIVAANSNNCPLVDSLTRALSARSPAIDHADRLTLAIADARCRGRNDEMLRLTLERADRQPGDAGAQLSAAAAASWANRPKRALDVLGRVDPTVDLAWMTDTTRFVYWGAVTEALHMLGRYREELAAANRLTTAAPLGRVWLRGDALAALSQPTAALALIDSSLSLPVETAIDIGLAPYTDGRPQYTATPAWVATWISRELAVHGDTVAARQAAMRAVAWYRSRPAAERATVEERFTAACSLEMVGAYAEAEQIVRGLAAEDSANVDFRGQLAGLAAERGDTALADSLDRWLAAQPVSRVNWSASVYRARLAALLGRPDDAVARVRDALDEGAWPAWFHQEPAIMSLRSRKDLAAMLAPRD
- a CDS encoding multicopper oxidase domain-containing protein; this encodes MIRLIRTALPGVLVLTLANPPAEPRHAVVLAPPTTPVVPARTRTYYIAADQVDWNYVPGARDEVTGRPYADSAFLVKDKPRPVSTVYKKVLYREYTDGAFRTLKLRTPEWEHLGFLGPLIRAVVGDTIRVVFKNNGDRPYSVHPHGVLYDKSSEGVPYNDGTSGADKADDGVPPGGTHTYVWVVPERAGPGPMDGSSVMWMYHSHVDEVRDINTGLFGPMIVTARGKARADGSPADVDREIIASFMQVEEQVSWLANANFHPSLDSLIKLGPKPNPSLVEDGYPWFVKFTINGFVHGSMPLAALTMRKGERVRWYLMSSTNDFDFHAPHWHGNTVILNGMRTDVAQLSMMQMATADMIPDDVGVWLFHCHVSFHNEEGMAVRYRVTP
- a CDS encoding serine hydrolase domain-containing protein — its product is MTRRYLRQLALLVLVVLPGSAAVAQSGRFDLEKTKTVLSGLIQKTLAENGVPSMSIALVRGDSIVWTAAFGYTNMRTRTPATTETLYSTGSSFKSVTATAVMQLVEQGKIKLDDPINRYLGESQVHDQPDKPVTFTHLLSHWSGLKNGAETQPIWGRKLPKTLEAMTSSLSSVRPPETKWEYNNFGYGTAGLLVQKISGQEYEAYMLEHVLKPLGVTTPHPVYPSPEMVERMALPYKAGGSFGKPAPEVQVHFDVYPAGDIYLTAEDMARYLAAQLNGGVFQGHRILSEESVREMHTPRFGGDYGFGFWIVKDSSSGHTLIHHGGAIGGQRAFLIGDLDSRVGVYYMTNSDYLPDATPPAQSEIVYAALKLLRGENYVPRPTKKGIAVDEKVLDSYVGTYDLAPVAFIVTRVGRALAFQQSNQTAVNELIAETPTRFVLRGSTITITFEGDAGKIDRLAIVAGEQHLTATRHK